In the Polyangiaceae bacterium genome, one interval contains:
- a CDS encoding GNAT family N-acetyltransferase yields MELVRPAARHLEQYVSALRQGWSPNPLSDQTRLDELERIEQGPARFLDEQVDREAKGPSILLPDGTTVARLPGFRLWMWDSEFCGSISLRWQPGTAELPPHCLGHVGYSVVPWKRKRGYATRALGLLLPLAEQEGLPYVEITTDVGNVASRRVVEANGGKLVETFRKPAMYGGAESLRFRIEL; encoded by the coding sequence ATGGAACTCGTGCGACCCGCAGCGCGGCACCTCGAGCAGTACGTTTCGGCGCTGCGGCAAGGCTGGTCGCCCAACCCCTTGAGCGATCAGACTCGCCTCGATGAACTGGAGCGAATCGAGCAGGGCCCCGCGCGATTCCTCGACGAGCAGGTGGACCGCGAGGCAAAGGGACCTTCCATCTTGCTACCCGACGGCACCACGGTTGCGCGCCTGCCCGGGTTCCGACTGTGGATGTGGGACAGCGAGTTCTGCGGCTCGATCAGCTTGCGTTGGCAGCCCGGCACGGCCGAGCTGCCGCCCCACTGTCTCGGGCACGTGGGCTATTCAGTCGTGCCCTGGAAGCGAAAGCGCGGCTACGCAACCCGAGCGCTGGGCCTACTCCTTCCCTTGGCGGAACAGGAGGGCCTCCCCTACGTCGAGATCACGACCGACGTCGGCAACGTCGCATCGCGACGCGTCGTCGAAGCAAATGGCGGCAAGCTGGTCGAGACCTTCCGCAAGCCCGCCATGTACGGCGGCGCGGAGTCCCTGCGCTTCCGCATCGAGCTTTGA